A DNA window from Macadamia integrifolia cultivar HAES 741 chromosome 4, SCU_Mint_v3, whole genome shotgun sequence contains the following coding sequences:
- the LOC122076330 gene encoding glycine-rich cell wall structural protein-like → MGKLSKHVGVLGIVLIMVAVVVGIGEGRKIEKDNFGDGVGGGAGAGAGGGFGKGGGIGVGSGGGGGIGGGGGAGGGAGVGGGLGGGAGAGGGAGGGFGGGAGGGVGGGLGGGGGAGGGAGGGGGLGGGGGAGGGLGGGDGVGGGLGGGAGAGGGLGGGGGAGAGGGLGGGAGAGGGLGGGAGGGAGGGIGGGAGGGAGGGLGGGGGAGGGLGGGAGAGGGGGFGGGAGGGGH, encoded by the coding sequence ATGGGGAAGTTGTCAAAGCATGTTGGAGTGTTGGGAATAGTTTTGATTATGGTTGCAGTTGTTGTTGGGATAGGGGAAGGACGGAAAATTGAGAAAGACAACTTTGGTGATGGTGTAGGAGGTGGTGCAGGTGCAGGTGCTGGTGGAGGGTTTGGTAAGGGTGGTGGAATTGGTGTTGGGTCTGGGGGTGGGGGTGGcattggtggtggtggaggtgctgGTGGAGGGGCCGGTGTTGGTGGAGGTCTAGGTGGTGGTGCTGGTGCAGGAGGTGGTGCCGGTGGTGGATTTGGAGGTGGAGCAGGAGGTGGTGTAGGAGGAGgacttggtggtggtggtggtgctggtggAGGTGCAGGTGGTGGAGGAGGACTTGGGGGCGGAGGTGGTGCAGGGGGTGGCCTTGGTGGAGGTGATGGTGTTGGTGGAGGTCTAGGAGGTGGTGCTGGTGCAGGAGGAGGActtggcggtggtggtggtgctggcGCTGGAGGAGGACTTGGGGGTGGCGCTGGTGCCGGGGGTGGACTTGGCGGAGGTGCTGGCGGAGGTGCTGGAGGCGGCATTGGAGGTGGAGCCGGCGGTGGTGCTGGAGGAGGACttggtggtgggggtggtgcAGGAGGTGGACTTGGTGGTGGGGCTGGagctggtggtggtggaggtttTGGAGGTGGAGCAGGTGGCGGCGGCCATTAG